A part of Spodoptera frugiperda isolate SF20-4 chromosome 25, AGI-APGP_CSIRO_Sfru_2.0, whole genome shotgun sequence genomic DNA contains:
- the LOC118266552 gene encoding uncharacterized protein LOC118266552 — translation MLKWMVQVLVHYEIIVITSPSITGVTYMDNFDFEERYRDVNECNPFHWHPLHLPPYCVEIFEKLIRSRLASNTPVRIAREKEKGGNGGQGHRNHGSSSSSSENQHHHPHYPEQLYQFPYPLYQITSDEYESYSPSQPLPLSPYEKLMKLLREDIKKDPSSPTVTVMPSLGPVALYNQAISQKSVNLIRELAEAYVKATKEKYDEYYSAFDNYPMEPQLYVYDSAKNKTNEEKAKKKNKKDKKKENEKKEEDNNKNKVYKLRTKHGGVVTIIETRNVDMMKKDSLFG, via the exons ATG CTAAAATGGATGGTGCAAGTATTAGTACATTACGAGATCATAGTAATAACGTCGCCATCAATCACCGGTGTCACGTACATGGACAACTTCGATTTCGAGGAGAGATACAGAGACGTTAATGAATGTAATCCGTTCCACTGGCATCCGCTGCATTTACCTCCTTACTGCGTAGAAATTTTCGAGAAATTAATACGCTCCAGATTAGCCAGCAATACTCCTGTCAGAATCGCGAGGGAGAAGGAAAAGGGAGGAAATGGAGGACAGGGACATCGAAACCACGGTTCCAGTTCATCTTCATCAGAAAATCAACATCATCACCCACATTACCCTGAACAGTTATATCAATTTCCATATCCGTTGTACCAAATCACTAGTGATGAATACGAGTCGTACAGTCCATCACAACCTTTGCCTTTGAGTCCGTATGAAAAACTAATGAAGCTTCTACGAGAAGATATTAAGAAAGATCCGAGCTCGCCGACCGTAACAGTCATGCCAAGTTTGGGCCCAGTCGCCTTATACAACCAAGCTATCTCCCAGAAGAGTGTCAACCTGATTCGCGAATTAGCTGAAGCCTACGTCAAAGCTACAAAGGAGAAATATGATGAGTACTATTCAGCGTTTGATAACTATCCCATGGAACCGCAACTATACGTATATGATagtgctaaaaataaaactaatgaagaAAAAGCtaagaaaaagaataaaaaggacaagaagaaagaaaatgaaaagaaagaagaagataacaataaaaacaaagtttataaACTGAGAACTAAGCACGGAGGAGTAGTTACTATAATAGAAACGAGAAACGTAGACATGATGAAAAAAGACAGTCTCTTTGGTTGA
- the LOC126910598 gene encoding WAS/WASL-interacting protein family member 3-like, with product MFYIKAITKLKFLIIVLSLEGIKCSIDGTISIRRGNETKTGEDPCNPLYWYPKAIPEYCNYRTMPTPPPDNGPGQPIPVPIPVPLPPHVPIPVPVLPPPVMPPMMPPMMPPMMPPGPPPPIAIPHPIMPLPMPLPFGIPLAPTNPMVPVAGIPLPPPLPAPLPMPYPPPAPYPPPFGSPYVPPFPPAFPPAPLPPPMSPYPPPYPSAYPSPYPPFYPGPYPMPPRRGIGMIPGIPGIVSPDGGVNIMPFSDAYADMLERHKQKMIRRRMQKMLDNYERPPWKSRRKTRRHNCNKASHEDKHSDNDLE from the exons ATGTTCTACATAAAAGCCATTACAAAATTAAAG TTCCTTATCATAGTTCTGTCGCTAGAGGGAATAAAATGCTCAATAGACGGAACTATTTCCATACGCCGGGGAAATGAAACGAAAACCGGCGAAGATCCCTGCAACCCTCTCTACTGGTACCCAAAAGCTATTCCAGAATATTGTAACTACCGGACCATGCCCACTCCTCCCCCGGATAATGGGCCTGGCCAACCTATTCCTGTCCCTATACCGGTACCCTTGCCTCCTCATGTACCAATACCAGTGCCTGTCCTGCCTCCTCCAGTTATGCCCCCAATGATGCCCCCAATGATGCCTCCAATGATGCCACCTGGTCCTCCTCCGCCGATTGCTATTCCTCATCCAATCATGCCTCTACCGATGCCTTTACCATTCGGTATTCCTCTTGCTCCTACAAACCCGATGGTGCCAGTGGCAGGAATACCTCTGCCGCCTCCACTACCAGCACCGTTACCCATGCCCTATCCTCCTCCGGCGCCTTACCCTCCTCCTTTTGGTTCACCTTATGTTCCACCGTTCCCACCAGCTTTCCCACCGGCTCCTTTGCCACCACCTATGTCACCATATCCACCTCCTTATCCATCAGCCTATCCATCACCTTATCCACCGTTCTATCCTGGACCCTATCCAATGCCCCCTCGTAGAGGAATAGGTATGATTCCTGGGATACCAGGTATAGTGAGTCCAGACGGTGGAGTCAACATAATGCCATTCTCTGATGCCTACGCTGACATGTTAGAAAGACATAAGCAAAAGATGATAAGGAGACGGATGCAGAAGATGCTGGATAACTACGAACGACCACCATGGAAGTCTCGAAGAAAAACGAGACGACACAATTGTAACAAAGCTAGTCATGAAGACAAACATAGTGATAATGACCTCGAGTAA